The following proteins are co-located in the Ictalurus punctatus breed USDA103 chromosome 14, Coco_2.0, whole genome shotgun sequence genome:
- the rsl24d1 gene encoding probable ribosome biogenesis protein RLP24 (The RefSeq protein has 1 substitution compared to this genomic sequence), with translation MRIEKCYFCSAPVYPGHGMMFVRNDCKVFKFCRSKCHKNFKKKRNPRKTRWTKAFRKAAGKELTVDNSLEFEKRRNIPLKYQRELWNKTVEAMKKVESIKQKRRARFIMNRLKKGKELEKAEAINEVKKNIHLIRASHAGQAKKLEEKMVQKLAEDVQMAD, from the exons ATGCGTATTGAAAAGTGTTATTTTTGCTCCGCACCGGTCTACCCCGGACACGGGATGATGTTTGTTCGCAATGACTGCAAG GTGTTTAAATTTTGCAGATCAAAATGTCACAAGAACTTCAAGAAGAAGCGCAATCCAAGAAAGACCAGGTGGACCAAAGCGTTCAGAAAAGCTGCTGGCAAAGAGCTGACAGTg gATAACTCACTGGAGTTTGAAAAGCGCCGAAATATTCCTCTTAAATACCAGAGGGAGTTATGGAACAAGACAG TGGAGGCCATGAAGAAGGTAGAGAGCATCAAACAGAAGCGACAGGCTCGCTTTATCATGAACAG ATTGAAGAAGGGCAAAGAGCTGGAGAAAGCAGAAGCCATCAACGAAGTCAAGAAAAATATCCACCTCATCAGAGCATCGCATGCAG GACAAGCCAAAAAGCTGGAGGAGAAGATGGTGCAGAAACTGGCAGAAGACGTGCAAATGGCTGATTAA